In a genomic window of Macaca nemestrina isolate mMacNem1 chromosome 18, mMacNem.hap1, whole genome shotgun sequence:
- the LOC105467880 gene encoding zinc finger protein 213 isoform X2, giving the protein MAAPLEPQDQTSGEGEGLLIVKVEDSSWEQESAQHEDSRDSEACRQRFRQFCYGDVHGPHEAFSQLWELCCRWLRPELRTKEQILELLVLEQFLTVLPGEIQGWVREQHPGSGEEAVALVEDLQKQPLKAWPQDVPSEEAEPEAAGQGSQAKGPPPMVGARRRPSVPQEQHSHSGLGLKGQNEKSRLEEVVPVLPGQTGSDVTVSWSPEEAETWESENRPRAALGPVVGARRGRPPTRRRQFRDLAAEKPHSCGQCGKRFRWGSDLARHQRTHTGEKPHKCPECDKSFRSSSDLVRHQGVHTGEKPFSCSECGKSFSRSAYLADHQRIHTGEKPFGCSDCGKSFSLRSYLLDHRRVHTGERPFGCGECDKSFKQRAHLIAHQSLHAKMAQPVG; this is encoded by the exons ATGGCAGCCCCCTTGGAGCCCCAGGACCAGACctctggggagggagaagggctTCTGATTGTCAAAGTGGAAGATTCCTCCTGGGAACAGGAATCTGCCCAGCATGAGGACAGCAGGGATTCTGAAGCCTGCCGCCAGCGCTTCCGGCAGTTCTGCTATGGGGATGTGCATGGGCCTCATGAGGCCTTCAGCCAGCTCTGGGAGCTCTGTTGCCGCTGGCTGCGGCCCGAGTTGCGCACCAAGGAGCAGATCCTGGAGCTGCTGGTGCTGGAGCAGTTCCTGACGGTGCTTCCAGGGGAGATCCAGGGCTGGGTGCGCGAGCAGCACCCAGGAAGTGGCGAGGAGGCTGTCGCCTTGGTGGAGGACCTACAGAAGCAGCCATTGAAAGCCTGGCCGCAG GATGTGCCCTCGGAGGAGGCGGAACCCGAGGCTGCAGGCCAGGGATCTCAGGCCAAGGGGCCTCCCCCGATGGTGGGGGCACGGAGGCGGCCATCTGTTCCCCAAGAGCAGCACAGCCATAGCG GTTTGGGGCTCAAAGGCCAAAATGAGAAGTCCCggctggaggaggtggtgccGGTGCTGCCGGGCCAGACAGGCAGCGACGTGACTGTGTCCTGGAGCCCGGAGGAGGCTGAGACCTGGGAGAGTGAGAACCGGCCGAGGGCGGCCCTGGGCCCAGTGGTGGGTGCGCGACGGGGGCGGCCACCCACTCGCCGGCGCCAGTTCCGGGACCTGGCAGCCGAGAAGCCACACAGCTGCGGGCAGTGTGGAAAGCGCTTCCGCTGGGGCTCGGATCTGGCGCGGCACCAGCGCACGCACACGGGCGAGAAGCCGCACAAGTGCCCCGAGTGCGACAAGAGCTTCCGCAGCTCCTCGGACCTGGTGCGCCACCAAGGCGTGCACACGGGCGAGAAGCCCTTCTCCTGTTCCGAGTGCGGCAAGAGCTTCAGCCGCAGCGCCTACCTGGCTGACCACCAGCGCATCCACACGGGCGAGAAGCCTTTCGGCTGCAGCGACTGCGGCAAGAGCTTCTCGCTGCGCTCCTACCTACTGGACCATCGGCGTGTGCACACCGGTGAGCGGCCCTTTGGCTGCGGAGAGTGCGACAAGAGCTTCAAGCAGCGTGCGCACCTCATCGCGCATCAGAGCCTGCACGCCAAGATGGCCCAGCCCGTGGGGTGA
- the LOC105467880 gene encoding zinc finger protein 213 isoform X1 gives MAAPLEPQDQTSGEGEGLLIVKVEDSSWEQESAQHEDSRDSEACRQRFRQFCYGDVHGPHEAFSQLWELCCRWLRPELRTKEQILELLVLEQFLTVLPGEIQGWVREQHPGSGEEAVALVEDLQKQPLKAWPQDVPSEEAEPEAAGQGSQAKGPPPMVGARRRPSVPQEQHSHSAQPPALLKEGRTRETTDTCFVSGVHGPVALGDIPFYFSREEWGTLDPAQRDLFWDIKRENSRNTTLGLGLKGQNEKSRLEEVVPVLPGQTGSDVTVSWSPEEAETWESENRPRAALGPVVGARRGRPPTRRRQFRDLAAEKPHSCGQCGKRFRWGSDLARHQRTHTGEKPHKCPECDKSFRSSSDLVRHQGVHTGEKPFSCSECGKSFSRSAYLADHQRIHTGEKPFGCSDCGKSFSLRSYLLDHRRVHTGERPFGCGECDKSFKQRAHLIAHQSLHAKMAQPVG, from the exons ATGGCAGCCCCCTTGGAGCCCCAGGACCAGACctctggggagggagaagggctTCTGATTGTCAAAGTGGAAGATTCCTCCTGGGAACAGGAATCTGCCCAGCATGAGGACAGCAGGGATTCTGAAGCCTGCCGCCAGCGCTTCCGGCAGTTCTGCTATGGGGATGTGCATGGGCCTCATGAGGCCTTCAGCCAGCTCTGGGAGCTCTGTTGCCGCTGGCTGCGGCCCGAGTTGCGCACCAAGGAGCAGATCCTGGAGCTGCTGGTGCTGGAGCAGTTCCTGACGGTGCTTCCAGGGGAGATCCAGGGCTGGGTGCGCGAGCAGCACCCAGGAAGTGGCGAGGAGGCTGTCGCCTTGGTGGAGGACCTACAGAAGCAGCCATTGAAAGCCTGGCCGCAG GATGTGCCCTCGGAGGAGGCGGAACCCGAGGCTGCAGGCCAGGGATCTCAGGCCAAGGGGCCTCCCCCGATGGTGGGGGCACGGAGGCGGCCATCTGTTCCCCAAGAGCAGCACAGCCATAGCG CCCAGCCTCCTGCTCTTCTTAAAGAGGGGCGTACCAGAGAGACGACGGACACCTGCTTTGTCTCTGGGGTCCAT GGACCTGTGGCATTGGGAGACATTCCATTCTATTTCTCCCGGGAAGAATGGGGCACCCTGGACCCTGCTCAGCGGGATCTCTTCTGGGACATAAAGCGGGAGAACTCCCGGAACACCACCCTGG GTTTGGGGCTCAAAGGCCAAAATGAGAAGTCCCggctggaggaggtggtgccGGTGCTGCCGGGCCAGACAGGCAGCGACGTGACTGTGTCCTGGAGCCCGGAGGAGGCTGAGACCTGGGAGAGTGAGAACCGGCCGAGGGCGGCCCTGGGCCCAGTGGTGGGTGCGCGACGGGGGCGGCCACCCACTCGCCGGCGCCAGTTCCGGGACCTGGCAGCCGAGAAGCCACACAGCTGCGGGCAGTGTGGAAAGCGCTTCCGCTGGGGCTCGGATCTGGCGCGGCACCAGCGCACGCACACGGGCGAGAAGCCGCACAAGTGCCCCGAGTGCGACAAGAGCTTCCGCAGCTCCTCGGACCTGGTGCGCCACCAAGGCGTGCACACGGGCGAGAAGCCCTTCTCCTGTTCCGAGTGCGGCAAGAGCTTCAGCCGCAGCGCCTACCTGGCTGACCACCAGCGCATCCACACGGGCGAGAAGCCTTTCGGCTGCAGCGACTGCGGCAAGAGCTTCTCGCTGCGCTCCTACCTACTGGACCATCGGCGTGTGCACACCGGTGAGCGGCCCTTTGGCTGCGGAGAGTGCGACAAGAGCTTCAAGCAGCGTGCGCACCTCATCGCGCATCAGAGCCTGCACGCCAAGATGGCCCAGCCCGTGGGGTGA
- the LOC105467881 gene encoding caspase-14-like isoform X2 yields the protein MAFLVAGTLRVATQMADTRDSLGRKGKYDVRGPKAALMLISPGVVAAAVTALEDVFQALCFESWERRQVPVQGFLEKLAWFRERLDAHRHPVGCALVALVAPRGQLKQPQQLVRELSGCGALRGCPKVFLLLSSGPGSALESGAFLAGLRELCGRFPHWSLVQLLTELFRKVTEESTGDTCCPVLRSSLRGALCLGGVEPWRPELAPGPNTQYDLSKTRAALLLAVIQGRPGAQHDVEALGGLCRALGFETTVRTDPTAQAFQEELAQFQKQLDTCRGPVSCVLVALMAHGGPQGQLLGADRQEVQPESLMQELSRCRVLWGRPKVFLLQACRGGNRDAGVGPTALPWYWSWLRAPPSVPSHADVLQIYAEAQGSSCRGAPPGRSDQADILTVYSAAEGYVAYRDDKGSDFIQTLVEVLRANPGRDLLELLTEVNRRMCEQNVLGPDCDELRKACLEIRSSLRRRLCLQP from the exons ATGGCCTTTCTGGTGGCTGGGACCCTGCGGGTGGCCACGCAGATGGCAGACACTCGAGACAGCCTTGGGAGAAAG GGGAAGTACGATGTCCGGGGTCCAAAGGCAGCCCTGATGCTCATCAGCCCTGGGGTGGTGGCCGCTGCAGTCACTGCCCTGGAGGATGTGTTCCAGGCCCTGTGCTTTGAGAGCTGGGAGAGGAGGCAGGTCCCAGTCCAG GGCTTCCTCGAGAAGCTGGCTTGGTTCCGGGAGCGGCTGGATGCCCACAGGCACCCTGTGGGGTGTGCCTTAGTGGCCTTGGTGGCCCCCAGAGGGCAGCTGAAGCAGCCACAGCAGTTGGTCCGGGAGCTGAGTGGCTGCGGGGCCCTGAGGGGCTGCCCCAAAGTCTTCCTGCTGCTCTCGAGTGGCCCTGGGT CTGCCCTGGAGTCCGGAGCCTTCCTTGCTGGCCTGAGAGAGCTCTGTGGCCGCTTTCCTCACTGGTCCCTGGTGCAGCTCCTGACGGAG CTCTTCCGCAAGGTGACTGAAGAGTCCACAGGGGACACCTGCTGCCCTGTCCTTCGGAGCTCCTTGCGGGGGGCACTGTGCCTGGGAGGCGTGGAGCCCTGGAGGCCTGAG CTGGCCCCTGGTCCCAACACACAGTATGACCTGTCCAAGACCAGGGCTGCCCTCCTCCTGGCTGTGATCCAAGGCCGGCCTGGGGCCCAGCATGACGTGGAGGCGCTGGGGGGCCTATGCCGGGCCCTGGGCTTTGAGACCACCGTGAGAACGGACCCTACAGCCCAG GCTTTCCAGGAGGAGCTGGCCCAGTTCCAGAAGCAACTGGACACCTGCAGGGGCCCTGTGAGCTGTGTCCTTGTGGCCCTGATGGCCCATGGGGGACCACAGGGTCAGCTGCTGGGGGCTGACAGACAAGAAGTACAGCCCGAGTCACTGATGCAGGAGCTGAGCCGCTGCCGGGTGCTGTGGGGCCGCCCCAAGGTCTTCCTGCTGCAGGCCTGCCGTGGGG GAAACAGGGATGCTGGTGTGGGGCCCACAGCTCTCCCCTGGTACTGGAGCTGGCTGCGGGCACCTCCATCTGTTCCCTCCCATGCAGATGTCCTACAGATCTACGCTGAGGCCCAAG GCAGCTCCTGCAGGGGCGCCCCTCCAGGGAGGTCTGACCAAGCAGACATCCTGACGGTCTACTCAGCCGCGGAGG GCTATGTGGCCTATCGCGATGACAAGGGCTCAGATTTTATCCAGACACTGGTGGAGGTCCTCAGAGCCAACCCCGGGAGAGACCTGCTGGAGCTGCTGACTGAG GTCAACAGGCGGATGTGTGAGCAGAACGTGCTGGGCCCCGACTGCGATGAACTCCGCAAGGCCTGCCTGGAGATCCGCAGCTCGCTCCGGCGCCggctctgcctccagccctgA
- the LOC105467881 gene encoding uncharacterized protein isoform X1, with the protein MAFLVAGTLRVATQMADTRDSLGRKGKYDVRGPKAALMLISPGVVAAAVTALEDVFQALCFESWERRQVPVQGFLEKLAWFRERLDAHRHPVGCALVALVAPRGQLKQPQQLVRELSGCGALRGCPKVFLLLSSGPGSALESGAFLAGLRELCGRFPHWSLVQLLTELFRKVTEESTGDTCCPVLRSSLRGALCLGGVEPWRPELAPGPNTQYDLSKTRAALLLAVIQGRPGAQHDVEALGGLCRALGFETTVRTDPTAQAFQEELAQFQKQLDTCRGPVSCVLVALMAHGGPQGQLLGADRQEVQPESLMQELSRCRVLWGRPKVFLLQACRGGNRDAGVGPTALPWYWSWLRAPPSVPSHADVLQIYAEAQGPLGNGNFFPCWSLKRTLESASSNSFSEVTVGSSCRGAPPGRSDQADILTVYSAAEGYVAYRDDKGSDFIQTLVEVLRANPGRDLLELLTEVNRRMCEQNVLGPDCDELRKACLEIRSSLRRRLCLQP; encoded by the exons ATGGCCTTTCTGGTGGCTGGGACCCTGCGGGTGGCCACGCAGATGGCAGACACTCGAGACAGCCTTGGGAGAAAG GGGAAGTACGATGTCCGGGGTCCAAAGGCAGCCCTGATGCTCATCAGCCCTGGGGTGGTGGCCGCTGCAGTCACTGCCCTGGAGGATGTGTTCCAGGCCCTGTGCTTTGAGAGCTGGGAGAGGAGGCAGGTCCCAGTCCAG GGCTTCCTCGAGAAGCTGGCTTGGTTCCGGGAGCGGCTGGATGCCCACAGGCACCCTGTGGGGTGTGCCTTAGTGGCCTTGGTGGCCCCCAGAGGGCAGCTGAAGCAGCCACAGCAGTTGGTCCGGGAGCTGAGTGGCTGCGGGGCCCTGAGGGGCTGCCCCAAAGTCTTCCTGCTGCTCTCGAGTGGCCCTGGGT CTGCCCTGGAGTCCGGAGCCTTCCTTGCTGGCCTGAGAGAGCTCTGTGGCCGCTTTCCTCACTGGTCCCTGGTGCAGCTCCTGACGGAG CTCTTCCGCAAGGTGACTGAAGAGTCCACAGGGGACACCTGCTGCCCTGTCCTTCGGAGCTCCTTGCGGGGGGCACTGTGCCTGGGAGGCGTGGAGCCCTGGAGGCCTGAG CTGGCCCCTGGTCCCAACACACAGTATGACCTGTCCAAGACCAGGGCTGCCCTCCTCCTGGCTGTGATCCAAGGCCGGCCTGGGGCCCAGCATGACGTGGAGGCGCTGGGGGGCCTATGCCGGGCCCTGGGCTTTGAGACCACCGTGAGAACGGACCCTACAGCCCAG GCTTTCCAGGAGGAGCTGGCCCAGTTCCAGAAGCAACTGGACACCTGCAGGGGCCCTGTGAGCTGTGTCCTTGTGGCCCTGATGGCCCATGGGGGACCACAGGGTCAGCTGCTGGGGGCTGACAGACAAGAAGTACAGCCCGAGTCACTGATGCAGGAGCTGAGCCGCTGCCGGGTGCTGTGGGGCCGCCCCAAGGTCTTCCTGCTGCAGGCCTGCCGTGGGG GAAACAGGGATGCTGGTGTGGGGCCCACAGCTCTCCCCTGGTACTGGAGCTGGCTGCGGGCACCTCCATCTGTTCCCTCCCATGCAGATGTCCTACAGATCTACGCTGAGGCCCAAG GGCCTTTGGGAAATGGGAACTTCTTCCCCTGTTGGAGCCTGAAAAGAACGCTGGAGTCGGCAAGCTCAAATAGCTTTTCTGAGGTCACAGTTG GCAGCTCCTGCAGGGGCGCCCCTCCAGGGAGGTCTGACCAAGCAGACATCCTGACGGTCTACTCAGCCGCGGAGG GCTATGTGGCCTATCGCGATGACAAGGGCTCAGATTTTATCCAGACACTGGTGGAGGTCCTCAGAGCCAACCCCGGGAGAGACCTGCTGGAGCTGCTGACTGAG GTCAACAGGCGGATGTGTGAGCAGAACGTGCTGGGCCCCGACTGCGATGAACTCCGCAAGGCCTGCCTGGAGATCCGCAGCTCGCTCCGGCGCCggctctgcctccagccctgA